A stretch of DNA from Candidatus Melainabacteria bacterium:
GACCAGGCTTGCCGCAATCAGATATGAGGATCTATGCTTCATGGCACACTCTCGCAAACTATTGTCAACCTATTAACGCACAAAACCTGCAACAGCGCCAGTCTTCTACACAAAACCTGCACAGTAGATTCAAAGCTGGTTCGCCAAGTTCTAGTTTTGAGACATTATTTGTTTGTTTTGAAAAAGGAAAAGTTGCGAAGTACGAGCTACAAACGAATCCGTAAAAAGAGATCATAATTTTGAACAAAGCAGAAACGACTACTTACACAATAAAAGAAGTTCCGCGAAGTGACTTCAACCAGCTCATTGACCTGTGGTCGCTGGCGTTCAACATTGAGGACGCAGATCCGATAATTGGCACACGCGCAGCTCGAGATCGCATCACCTCTCTATGCCAGCAAGGAATAGACTACATCGTCGCGGCGTACGACGGCGACTACATAGCGGCGACAGCATCGGTAATTGAATTCCCGACACATCTTGGTGACAAATGGGTTCGATGTGGTGGCATCGCCGGTGTCGCTACGCAGCCTCAATATCGCAGGCAGAAATTGATCAATCAGTTATTGACCGATTGCATGCAACAACTGCATAAACGTGAAGTGCCGCTATCGGCTTTGTGGCCATTCGACTACGAGTTCTACGGGGCAATGGGTTGGGCGATCACTGACGTTCGCTATAAAATTGACACCCTGACTGCGAAATTAAACAAGGTCAAAGGAAACGCGCGCTCATACAAAGCAACAGATCTTGGTGAACAGCATCAGGCAAAAGCGATTCATAAAAGATGGATTCAGAACTTCAATCTAAGTATGGAACGAAGCGCTTTCCGTTGGATGCAGCTGCTTTTTCCGCCCGGCTCACGGCGGCGACTGTTCGTACACAAAGACGGCTACATGATCTGGAATCTCAGTGGCTCCTTCGACAAAATTCTGCAAGTGACAGAATGGTGCTACCTGACGGATGAGGCATTCCGAGACGGTCTCGCTTTGCTTGCTCAAATGGATTCGCAATACGATCACGTCGTTTGGATCGCGCCAGAAATCGATACGCTTTATCGAATAGCTGGTCCGAGCAAAGCGCATACAATTACTCAAGCACCAGGAATGATGTCACGAGTGGTGCACGTTGATGCATTTCTGGAAGCGATCGGCTCGACCTGCAAAGTGGATGTGCGCGATCCACTTGGAGTTAGTGGTCCAAAGGATAGTAAAGACGGAGCCAGCCCTGGAGCCCTGGTACAACATGTCACAGGCTTCTGGCAAAAACCCCAGGACGGTTTGCCGGCGGAGCTCTACGAAATCGCCAATCAATTTCCCGCATTCACTGCCGAGCAGTATTGAACGGTTAGCCATCTCCAGTTCACGGTTAAGCTGTACTTTACGGTTAGCCATCTCCAGTTCATGGTTAAGCTGTATCTCGCGGTTAGCCATCTCCAGTTCATGGTTAAGCTGTATCTCGCGGCTAGCTATCTCCAGTTCATGGCGAAGCCGTATTTTGTGGTTAGCCATCAACAGCCTGCCACCGTCCATCATTTAGAATAGAATCTAAATATCTGCGATCTGCCAATATTCGCATCGCAATGGATGATTATAGTGCTTGAAGACAATTCCCTCACCGTCACACGCAAAACGTGCACTGCCTGCAATCAAGACTTTTTTCGCAGCGTCGGAGTCTGCCCGAACTGTGGCGCCACGGATCTAGTGGAAGTGAAACGAGATGCCTTTATTGGCAAAGTTCTCGCAGGTCGCTACCAGGTCGAAAGCCTGCTCGGCACGGGCGGAATGGGAGTCGTCTACAAAGCCTGGCAAGAAAACTTGAAGCGCCGGGTAGCCATCAAGGTGTTGCGTCAACAATTCCTTGAAGACCAGACGAGCGTAAAACGCTTTCAGCAAGAGGCAATCGCTGCCAGTCGACTGGCGCATCCGAATATCGTCACGCTTCATGACTTCGGATCAACCGAAGACGGCTATATCTACATGGTGATGGACATCATCAATGGGAAAAGTTTAGCCCAGGAGATGCGCGATCGCAGATCGATTGGTGTCGAACGTACCATCAACATCGTTACGCAGGTCTGTGATGCACTCGATCACGCACATCGAAACGGCATCGTGCATAGAGATTTGAAACCTGGAAACATAATGCTGGTCGAATCTCCCGATGGTGGCGACTATGTCAAATTAGTCGATTTTGGAATCGCGAAAGTACTTGAAAGTGACGAAGATCAGGAACTAACGCAGAAAGGCGA
This window harbors:
- a CDS encoding GNAT family N-acetyltransferase, whose amino-acid sequence is MNKAETTTYTIKEVPRSDFNQLIDLWSLAFNIEDADPIIGTRAARDRITSLCQQGIDYIVAAYDGDYIAATASVIEFPTHLGDKWVRCGGIAGVATQPQYRRQKLINQLLTDCMQQLHKREVPLSALWPFDYEFYGAMGWAITDVRYKIDTLTAKLNKVKGNARSYKATDLGEQHQAKAIHKRWIQNFNLSMERSAFRWMQLLFPPGSRRRLFVHKDGYMIWNLSGSFDKILQVTEWCYLTDEAFRDGLALLAQMDSQYDHVVWIAPEIDTLYRIAGPSKAHTITQAPGMMSRVVHVDAFLEAIGSTCKVDVRDPLGVSGPKDSKDGASPGALVQHVTGFWQKPQDGLPAELYEIANQFPAFTAEQY